The nucleotide window GAGGACATTGCCCCCATCCTCGACGCCCTGCGCGGCCGCGAGGAGCGCGTCGCGAAGCGCGAGTCAGCCCTTCAGAAACGGTTGCAGGCGCTCTCGATCGCCGAGCAGGAGATCGAACGGCGCATGACGGCGATGCAGGAGACCGAAGAGAAACTGCGCGCCACCCTCGCGATGGCCGAGACCGCTGCCGAAGACGATGTCTCGCGACTCACCCAGGTCTACGCCACCATGAAGCCGAAACAGGCGGCCGCGCTCTTTCAGGAGATGGACGCCGAGTTCGCGGCCGGTTTCCTTGGCCGGATG belongs to Salipiger profundus and includes:
- a CDS encoding MotE family protein, with product MLAVIGALMISSAVARVAVQAGAALAVEPDTPPAPVPVVAEAEHSPADTSALPTCATEEDIAPILDALRGREERVAKRESALQKRLQALSIAEQEIERRMTAMQETEEKLRATLAMAETAAEDDVSRLTQVYATMKPKQAAALFQEMDAEFAAGFLGRMRPDAAAAIMAGLDPQTAYTISVMLAGRNAAAPKQ